From Gemmatimonadaceae bacterium:
GCGACGGGTTACGGCCGAACACGATTGGCACTGGTGCATGCATGGTCCGACCGCCGTCCATCGAGTGCGCGTAGAAAAGACCGGGCCCCTGAGCGGGCTCGACGAAATAGGCGAGATGCACGTATCCGCTCGCCGAGTCCGCTGCAATTGCCGGCGGAAAGCGGCTGCAGCCCCGCGCGCTGTGATCGGTCGTATCTGCGGCGACAGCCGGCTCCCACCCGTTGCCGTCATCGGTCGATCGGGCGAGCATCAGGACTGCGCTGCTGTCGGGCCGCGCATCCCACCAGACCGCGAATGTCGCGCGACCACTCTGCACCGCACGTACCGATGCCAGACAAGCCCGCTCACTGGGAACAATTGCCACTTTCCGCCCGTTGCCGGGCTCCCCTGGTGCAGCACCGCCGGTCAGGTCTTCCCAGACAACGGGTGCAGGCTCACATGCAGCCGCCATCATCACCAGCGAAAGTATCAGCATTACAGGTTTCACTCATGAAAGCTAAGTCTCACGCCGGTACCGCGGCCTATCCTTCGCCCGCCACCATCCTCGGCGTATCTTTGAGCATCAGCCCCAACATCACGACTGAGGATTCACACATGTCCGCCTCAACTCTCCGCCCAGCCATTTCCAAACCCGCGACGAACAACGGAAAGGAGGAGCAGGCCATCGCTGCCACGCCTGATCATGCATCGCCTGCGCATCAGGTGTCCGGCTTCAACGGCAACCGCCGCGTCCCGGTCCCGGTGAACGAGCCGGTGAAGAGTTACGCCGCCGGTTCTCCCGAACGAGTTGAGCTCAAGGCGCGCCTCGTCTCCATGGCCGCTGAACGCATCGACATCCCCTGCATCATCGGCGGCGAAGAGGTCAGAAGCGGCGACATCGCGCACTCGGTGATGCCGCACAACCACCGCCACGTCCTCGCCGACTGGCACAAGGCCGATGCGTCCCATGTCGAACAGGCGATCACGGCTTCACGCGATGCAGCACGGGACTGGGCCAACTGGTCATGGGAAGATCGCGCCGCGGTGTTTCTCAAGGCCGCCGAGTTGCTGACCACCACCTGGCGCGCGACCATCAACGCAGCGACGATGCTCGGCCAGTCGAAGACCGCATTTCAGGCCGAGATCGATGCTGCGTGCGAGCTGATCGATTTCTGGCGTTTCAACCCTGCGTATGCGCAGCAGCTTTACGACGAACAGCCGCTGAGCGATCACACGATGTGGAATCAGCTCGACTATCGGGGCCTCGAAGGCTTCGTCTACGCGGTGACGCCGTTCAACTTTACGTCAATCGCGGGCAATCTTCCGACGGCACCTGCACTGATGGGCAACACAGTGATCTGGAAGCCGGCGTCGAGTGCGATGCCCAGCGCCTACTATCTGATAAAGCTTCTAGAGGAAGCGGGGCTTCCACCCGGCGTCATCAACTTCGTGCCCGGCGATGCCGCGATGATCTCGAATACTTTGCTCGCGCACCGGGATCTGGCTGGCGTTCACTTCACGGGCAGCACCAGTGTCTTCAACAATATGTGGAAGACCATTGGCGCGAGCATGTCGAACTATCGGTCGTATCCGCGGATTGTTGGAGAGACTGGCGGCAAGGATTTCATCGTTGCCCACGCATCGGCTGATCCAGTTGCGCTCTCAGTCGCGATTGCCCGTGGCGGGTTCGAATACCAGGGTCAGAAATGCTCGGCGGCAAGCCGGGTCTATGTGCCGGAGTCGCTTTGGCCCGAGGTGCGCGACCGCACGGTGGCGATCATGGCTGATATCAAGATGGGAGATATCACCGACTTCCGGAATTTCATGGGTGCCGTGATCGACAAGCGTTCATTCGACAAGATTAGCGAGTATGTCACCCATGGTCGGGACAATGCAAAGATCATTGCCGGGGGCGGCGTACGTGGCGACGACGGCTATTTTATCGAGCCGACACTCGTAGAAACCCGCGATCCCGGTTACAAGCTGTTGTGCGAGGAGATTTTTGGCCCGGTCGTGACCGCGCACGTGTATCCGGATGCCAAGTGGGAAGAGACGCTCGAGCTCGTCGACCGTACGTCGCCGTACGCTCTGACCGGCGCGATTTTCTCGCGTGATCGCGCTGCGGTTCGGAACGCATCGGTGGCGCTACGCAACGCGGCCGGCAATTTCTACGTGAACGATAAGCCGACGGGTGCGGTGGTCGGACAGCAGCCGTTTGGTGGTGCACGTGGATCGGGGACCAACGACAAGGCGGGCTCCAAGCTCAACCTTACACGCTGGGTGAGCGCCAGAAACATCAAGGAAACTTTTTCGCCGCCGCTCGATTACGCCTACCCCTTCATGGCCGAGGAATAGGACGAGGCGGTTGGACAAAAATCACCACTGATCGGCAGAATGGATCGAATCACCGGTATACTTTCGCCCGTTGTTACACCCTTCAGAGCCGATCTCTCTCCGGATTCGGAGCGACTCACCAGGCATTGCCGCTGGCTGGTCTCCAAAGGTGTTGGGCTGGCTGTGTTCGGGACTAATTCAGAGGCGAATTCGCTCTCTGTCGAAGAGAAGCTCGAGCTTCTCGACCAGCTCGTCAGCGACGGCGTGGATCCCGCGCGCATGATGCCGGGCACCGGTTGCTGCGCATTCCCTGATTCGGTGCGGCTCACGACGCATGCTGCAAAACTTGGCTGCGCCGGCGTCTTGATGCTGCCGCCGTTCTATTACAAGGGCGTGAGCGACGAAGGGCTATTCAGAAATGTCGCCGAGGTCATCGAGCGCGTGGCCGACCAGCGGTTGCGGATATATCTCTACAACATCCCACCGGTTTCACAGGTGGCGATAACGCTTCCGTTGATCGAGCGGCTGCTCAAGGTGTATCCGGGGACAGTTGCGGGCATCAAGGATTCCTCCGGCGACTGGGAGAACACGAAGGCCTACATCGACAACTTCGCAGCGGATGGCATCGACGTATTTCCGGGAGCTGAGACTTTCCTGCTCCAGGGTTTGCGCCACGGTGGCGCCGGGTGCATCAGCGCTACAGCCAATGTAAACCCGGGGCCGATCGCGCGGCTTTTCGCGACATGGCAGGCGGCAGACGCGGACGCCCAACAGCTGCGACTCAATGAAGTTCGCGGCATCTTCGCGAGGTATCCGATGATTTCCGCGCTGAAGGCTGCGATCGCGCATCACAGCAGGGATGCATCGTGGACCACTTTGCGGCCCCCACTCGTGGAGCTCACGAGCGAACAGAACGCCGCACTCATCGGCGAGCTCGATGGAGCCGGCTTTACAATGCCCGGACTCCACGGAGCGCGGGACCGTTAGATCACTTGTTGGCGCAGCACTCCTACCCGCCCACCTTGACCGCGGTCTGCGCTTTCGTGCTCCACCTGTCAAACCAACTCTTCAAATACAGCTGCGTTCTCAAAAAATTGGACGGCTTCGAGCTCGTCCCGTGCCACTCCTCATTGAACCGGATCATCGCCGTCGGCACCTTGCGCATCTTGAGCGCCTGATAGAACTCCTCCGTCTGCGAGATCGGCGTCCGAAGGTCCTGCACGCCCGTCATCAGCATTGTCGGCGTCTTGACGTTCCCCACGTACATTATCGGCGATCGACGCAGATGCTCGGCCGGATCCTCCCACGGAAGCTTCTCGAAGTTGCGGTACCAGGACGAGCCGTCCGTCGTGCCCACAAAGCTCAGCCAGTTGATCACCGGGCAGTTGGACGATGCCGCGGCGAAGCGATTGGTGTGTCCTACAATCCAGGCGGTCAGCACGCCACCGCCGCTACATCCGTGCACGAAGAGATTTTTCGGATCGATGTAGCCGCGGGCGATTACGGTGTCGACGCCGGCCATGAGGTCGTCGAAATCCTTTCCCGGATAGGCGTTCTTGATGGCGTTGCCGAAGGCGCTGCCGTAACCAGTCGAGCCGCGCGGATTGGTGTACAGCACAACGTACCCGCTCGCGGCCTGCTCCTGGCGCGCGAAACTGAAGCCGACGTTGTACATCGAATGCGGGCCGCCGTGGATGTCAAGAATGAGCGGATACTTCTTGCTCGGGTCGAAATCCGGAGGCTTGATCAGCCAGCCCTGGATCCTGTAGCCGTCCACCGAGGTGTACCACAGCTCTTCGCCGGTCGCTAGCTTCTTGCCGCCGAGTATGTCACTGTTTACGTCTGTGATCTCACGCAGCGCGGGCGTCCTGACGTTGAAGACAACGATGTTGTTGGGACGCTGGAAGCTCGTCACCGTACCCACCGCCGTACCCGCGCGGCCGACTGCGTTCACGGTCAGCACGTGCGCCCCTTTTGTCACCACGCGCGTGCCGCCCGCAAGTGTGGCGAAGTACAGGTTGCGCGAACCCTCGTTTTCCACATTGAAGTAGACTCCGCTCCCGTCTGGCGCCCACATGAGCCCCTGCGGCGAGCGGTCCAGCTTGTCAGTCAGCACTCGGCGGTTGGAGCCATCGAGATTCATGACATATAGTTTGGAGTCGGTCCATGTCGCGTTGGTCGAGTCGAAGCCGGTGTACGCGATGAGCCGGCCGTTGGGCGAAAGCATCGGGTTGGCATCCGGCCCCTTGCGATTGGTGAGCTGCCTGATCGCCCCGGTCGCGACGTCTGTGGAGTAGATCTCGGATTCGCGCCACGCATAGTCTGCATTCTCAATTCGCAGCGCGGCGAACACGAGCGATTTTCCGTCATTCGTCCAGTGCGGGTCGCCATGGTCCCACTCGCCCGACGTCACCTGACGCGGTGTGCCGCCATCGGCCGGCACGACGAAGAGGTGCCGGTAGCCATCGTCGATGAATCCCTGCCGGTCGCGCCGGTAGTTAAGACGTGTGACGACGCGCGGCGCCTCCGTCCACTTGGCGCCCCTGGGCGCGGCCGGCATGTCGATCTTCCAGGGATCGCGCGACAACACCAGCATCCTGAACGCCACCGTCTTCGCATCCGGCGACCACTGCAGCTCGGAAGGCGTTTCGTTGACGCGAGTGATCTGCGTCGGAGCCCCCTGCCCATCCATGAATCGCACGAACAGTTGCGTACCACCCGGCGTGCCGTCTGCGAAATACGCAATCCGGGTTCCCTCCGGCGACCAGCGCGCACCTGACCCGTTCACAAGAAAACGGTTCCGACTCCCATCGGCGTTCATTATCCAGAGAGAGGATTCCCACTTGTCGTTCATCTTGTCGACCCAACGGCGGGTGTAGATGATCGACTTGCCATCAGGGGAGAGCTGCGGGTCCTGCACATCCTCGAGGTCGAGGTATTGCTTGAGCGTAAAGCGGTCGGTGATCTTGTCCGCGGCCGGCTCGGCCTGAGGGGTAGAATCCTGCGCCTGTAGCGAGGAACAGATTGCAAGCGTCGCGAGCGCGACACGGGCGAGAGCGGA
This genomic window contains:
- a CDS encoding sialidase family protein encodes the protein MKPVMLILSLVMMAAACEPAPVVWEDLTGGAAPGEPGNGRKVAIVPSERACLASVRAVQSGRATFAVWWDARPDSSAVLMLARSTDDGNGWEPAVAADTTDHSARGCSRFPPAIAADSASGYVHLAYFVEPAQGPGLFYAHSMDGGRTMHAPVPIVFGRNPSRVSMASSGERVALAYEDPNSVKPSIGLALSRTMGHIFEERVRASPENVRAKQPVVALEGDSIKVWWSVYSANPAVSATRPGYRMGRWQ
- a CDS encoding dihydrodipicolinate synthase family protein; translation: MDRITGILSPVVTPFRADLSPDSERLTRHCRWLVSKGVGLAVFGTNSEANSLSVEEKLELLDQLVSDGVDPARMMPGTGCCAFPDSVRLTTHAAKLGCAGVLMLPPFYYKGVSDEGLFRNVAEVIERVADQRLRIYLYNIPPVSQVAITLPLIERLLKVYPGTVAGIKDSSGDWENTKAYIDNFAADGIDVFPGAETFLLQGLRHGGAGCISATANVNPGPIARLFATWQAADADAQQLRLNEVRGIFARYPMISALKAAIAHHSRDASWTTLRPPLVELTSEQNAALIGELDGAGFTMPGLHGARDR
- the pruA gene encoding L-glutamate gamma-semialdehyde dehydrogenase, which codes for MKAKSHAGTAAYPSPATILGVSLSISPNITTEDSHMSASTLRPAISKPATNNGKEEQAIAATPDHASPAHQVSGFNGNRRVPVPVNEPVKSYAAGSPERVELKARLVSMAAERIDIPCIIGGEEVRSGDIAHSVMPHNHRHVLADWHKADASHVEQAITASRDAARDWANWSWEDRAAVFLKAAELLTTTWRATINAATMLGQSKTAFQAEIDAACELIDFWRFNPAYAQQLYDEQPLSDHTMWNQLDYRGLEGFVYAVTPFNFTSIAGNLPTAPALMGNTVIWKPASSAMPSAYYLIKLLEEAGLPPGVINFVPGDAAMISNTLLAHRDLAGVHFTGSTSVFNNMWKTIGASMSNYRSYPRIVGETGGKDFIVAHASADPVALSVAIARGGFEYQGQKCSAASRVYVPESLWPEVRDRTVAIMADIKMGDITDFRNFMGAVIDKRSFDKISEYVTHGRDNAKIIAGGGVRGDDGYFIEPTLVETRDPGYKLLCEEIFGPVVTAHVYPDAKWEETLELVDRTSPYALTGAIFSRDRAAVRNASVALRNAAGNFYVNDKPTGAVVGQQPFGGARGSGTNDKAGSKLNLTRWVSARNIKETFSPPLDYAYPFMAEE
- a CDS encoding S9 family peptidase, whose translation is MNVSALARVALATLAICSSLQAQDSTPQAEPAADKITDRFTLKQYLDLEDVQDPQLSPDGKSIIYTRRWVDKMNDKWESSLWIMNADGSRNRFLVNGSGARWSPEGTRIAYFADGTPGGTQLFVRFMDGQGAPTQITRVNETPSELQWSPDAKTVAFRMLVLSRDPWKIDMPAAPRGAKWTEAPRVVTRLNYRRDRQGFIDDGYRHLFVVPADGGTPRQVTSGEWDHGDPHWTNDGKSLVFAALRIENADYAWRESEIYSTDVATGAIRQLTNRKGPDANPMLSPNGRLIAYTGFDSTNATWTDSKLYVMNLDGSNRRVLTDKLDRSPQGLMWAPDGSGVYFNVENEGSRNLYFATLAGGTRVVTKGAHVLTVNAVGRAGTAVGTVTSFQRPNNIVVFNVRTPALREITDVNSDILGGKKLATGEELWYTSVDGYRIQGWLIKPPDFDPSKKYPLILDIHGGPHSMYNVGFSFARQEQAASGYVVLYTNPRGSTGYGSAFGNAIKNAYPGKDFDDLMAGVDTVIARGYIDPKNLFVHGCSGGGVLTAWIVGHTNRFAAASSNCPVINWLSFVGTTDGSSWYRNFEKLPWEDPAEHLRRSPIMYVGNVKTPTMLMTGVQDLRTPISQTEEFYQALKMRKVPTAMIRFNEEWHGTSSKPSNFLRTQLYLKSWFDRWSTKAQTAVKVGG